One Kazachstania africana CBS 2517 chromosome 9, complete genome genomic region harbors:
- the LEM3 gene encoding Lem3p (similar to Saccharomyces cerevisiae LEM3 (YNL323W); ancestral locus Anc_3.16): MVDFDLNKIGITFRKKDKENPFVTPEEEELDASEFEEDEIIPKKTKSRRPREDAFTQQRLASINPVLTPKTVLPVYLLIGIVFVIVGGCLLAINSRVDQFTIFYQDCMTAAPSDGTFSDMPESHYEFYFHKNKTFDVAPQWRFVDDTSDDSTERGTCEIKFTIPTDIKKTVYINYMLENFAANHRRYVLSFSEDQIRGKKASYSDVHEAAGINCKPLSRNSEGKLYYPCGLIANSMFNDSFPMELINLSDTSQNYSLTNKGINWASDKKRYKKTNYPIADIVPPPFWEKQFPNGYNESNLPNIQEWEEFQNWMRPGAFHKITKLIRRNENDTLAAGEYQINIGLHWPVTQFNGKKGIYVTHGSTLGGRNSFLGVVYLIGGCISVAMGLVLLGAWLFSGRKVADPSALSWNRTH, encoded by the coding sequence ATggttgattttgatttgaataagATAGGTATTACCTTCCGTAAAAAAGACAAGGAGAATCCGTTTGTTACTcctgaagaagaagagctTGATGCTTCCGAATTTGAAGAGGATGAAATTATTCCAAAGAAGACAAAAAGTAGAAGACCTAGAGAAGATGCGTTTACTCAGCAGCGGTTAGCATCCATTAATCCTGTCTTGACTCCTAAGACAGTATTACCCGTGTATCTGCTAATAGGTATAGTATTTGTCATTGTTGGTGGTTGTCTATTAGCAATAAATTCAAGAGTGGATCAATTTACCATATTTTATCAGGATTGTATGACAGCAGCACCCAGTGATGGGACATTTTCAGATATGCCTGAGTCACATTATGAATTTTACTTCCATAAAAATAAGACATTTGACGTGGCCCCACAATGGAGGTTCGTAGACGATACCAGTGATGATTCTACTGAAAGGGGAACATGCGAGatcaaatttacaattcCTACAGACATTAAGAAGACAGTATACATCAATTACAtgttagaaaattttgcagCAAACCACAGACGTTATGTTCTTTCATTTAGTGAGGACCAAATTAGAGGCAAAAAAGCATCTTATAGTGATGTCCATGAAGCCGCTGGTATAAATTGTAAACCTTTATCACGGAATAGTGAGGGAAAACTGTATTACCCATGTGGTTTGATTGCAAACTCTATGTTTAACGATAGTTTCCCAATGGAGTTGATTAATCTTTCGGATACAAGCCAAAATTATTCTTTGACAAATAAAGGTATCAACTGGGCTTCGGATAAGAAGAGATACAAGAAGACCAACTACCCTATCGCAGATATTGTACCACCTCCATTCTGGGAAAAACAATTCCCTAACGGTTACAATGAATCTAATTTACCTAATATTCAGGAATGGGAAGAATTCCAGAACTGGATGAGACCAGGTGCATTCCACAAGATTACCAAGTTGATTCGTcgtaatgaaaatgatacttTGGCCGCTGGtgaatatcaaatcaaCATCGGCCTACATTGGCCAGTGACCCAGTTTAACGGTAAGAAGGGTATTTATGTGACCCATGGGTCCACTCTCGGTGGTAGAAATAGTTTCTTAGGAGTTGTATACCTGATCGGTGGTTGTATTAGTGTCGCCATGGGTCTTGTCTTACTCGGAGCATGGTTGTTCAGTGGTAGAAAAGTTGCTGACCCAAGTGCACTCTCATGGAATAGAACTCATTAA